The Nitrospira sp. genome contains a region encoding:
- the rsmA gene encoding ribosomal RNA small subunit methyltransferase A has product MSASDPPIAIKRLGQNFLIDPNIVRKIISLAELTPNDTVLEIGPGRGILTGSLCRATGRVTAIEVDPRLHGYLAEHHPQFQNLTLILGDAMTYPIEQLPIGTIVVANLPYYLSTPLLFRLLGQRGRFPRMVLMLQNEVANRLVAKPGSSDYGVLSVTAQYSANMTKAFKVSAQCFRPKPEVDSAVVLLRTKARTELSPQEEHTFTALVRAAFAHRRKTLINSLKDEGYDQKVVGTALTAHHLSSSVRAEILSLEQFLELTRSLHRST; this is encoded by the coding sequence GTGAGCGCCTCCGATCCGCCCATTGCAATCAAACGTCTCGGCCAGAATTTTCTTATCGACCCCAACATCGTACGCAAGATCATCTCCCTGGCTGAACTGACCCCGAATGATACCGTTCTAGAGATCGGACCTGGCCGCGGTATCCTGACGGGATCTCTGTGTCGCGCTACGGGTCGTGTAACGGCGATCGAGGTCGATCCACGACTCCATGGTTATCTAGCCGAACACCACCCGCAGTTTCAGAACCTGACGCTCATTCTCGGCGATGCAATGACCTATCCGATCGAGCAGCTTCCGATCGGGACCATCGTCGTCGCCAATCTTCCATATTATCTGTCTACCCCTCTCCTTTTTCGGCTTCTTGGCCAGCGCGGCCGTTTCCCGCGCATGGTGCTCATGCTGCAGAACGAAGTGGCCAACCGACTCGTGGCCAAACCCGGGAGTTCAGACTACGGCGTCCTGTCCGTCACGGCTCAGTACTCGGCGAATATGACCAAGGCATTCAAGGTCTCAGCACAATGCTTCCGCCCTAAGCCGGAGGTCGACTCTGCCGTCGTCCTGCTGCGGACTAAAGCACGAACCGAACTGAGCCCTCAGGAAGAACACACATTCACGGCATTGGTGAGGGCCGCCTTCGCACACCGCCGCAAGACGCTGATCAACTCGTTGAAGGATGAGGGCTATGATCAGAAAGTGGTGGGTACAGCATTGACCGCACATCATCTCTCATCTTCCGTCCGGGCAGAAATCCTTTCCCTCGAGCAGTTCCTCGAATTGACCCGCAGCCTGCATCGGTCGACCTGA
- the pdxA gene encoding 4-hydroxythreonine-4-phosphate dehydrogenase PdxA — MSTESISSRARSHSPQLPVLGITMGDPAGIGPEVIAKALSGSHLRNVCRPIVIGSLPIMEQTITDLGLKLRVVPVDGRDTPPPRRGMVVVLDPLATPLRKFKPGIAAAETGAASVAFIKKAVELAQLGGIDGMVTAPINKEAINMAGCRYPGHTELLADLTRANESGMMIVGGPLRIMFVTTHVAIRDLSSLLTQANIEKAIRLAQLALSTLFGIKRPKIGVAALNPHAGEHGLFGDEEARVILPAARAAQREGILASDPLPADTLFGKAAKGLYDGIVALYHDQGLIPLKLVAFGTCVNLTVGLPIIRTSVDHGTAFDIVGKGVADPGSLFEAIKLAAKIARTKDGRSDGKKRGSRHGT; from the coding sequence ATGTCAACTGAATCGATCTCCTCTCGCGCACGCTCCCATTCGCCACAGCTCCCGGTGCTGGGAATCACGATGGGAGACCCAGCCGGTATCGGTCCGGAAGTGATTGCGAAGGCCCTTTCAGGGAGTCACCTGCGCAACGTTTGCCGGCCGATCGTGATCGGATCACTTCCCATAATGGAGCAGACTATTACGGATCTTGGACTTAAACTGAGAGTCGTCCCTGTTGATGGCCGTGACACGCCTCCGCCGCGCAGAGGAATGGTCGTCGTGCTGGACCCATTGGCAACACCTCTCCGAAAGTTCAAACCTGGCATCGCCGCCGCAGAGACCGGCGCAGCATCCGTCGCCTTCATCAAGAAGGCTGTTGAATTGGCCCAGCTCGGTGGTATCGATGGAATGGTGACGGCCCCTATCAACAAGGAAGCCATCAATATGGCCGGCTGCCGGTATCCGGGTCATACTGAATTGTTGGCTGATCTGACCCGCGCGAACGAGTCCGGCATGATGATCGTGGGTGGTCCGTTACGCATCATGTTCGTCACGACGCACGTCGCCATCAGAGATCTTTCCTCGCTGCTCACCCAGGCGAACATCGAAAAGGCGATCCGCTTGGCCCAACTCGCCCTGTCCACACTGTTCGGAATTAAACGGCCCAAGATAGGCGTGGCCGCCCTGAATCCGCATGCAGGAGAGCATGGATTATTCGGCGATGAGGAAGCCCGCGTGATTCTCCCGGCTGCCCGTGCAGCACAGCGAGAGGGCATTCTCGCCAGTGATCCGTTGCCGGCCGATACGCTGTTCGGAAAAGCTGCGAAGGGGCTGTATGACGGTATCGTCGCCCTGTACCATGATCAAGGTTTGATTCCGCTGAAGTTGGTCGCCTTCGGAACATGCGTGAATCTCACTGTGGGCTTACCCATCATCCGCACCTCGGTTGACCATGGAACGGCATTCGACATCGTTGGGAAAGGCGTTGCTGATCCGGGAAGCTTGTTTGAAGCTATCAAACTAGCCGCCAAGATTGCCCGCACGAAGGATGGACGAAGTGACGGCAAGAAGAGAGGAAGCAGACATGGCACCTGA
- a CDS encoding OmpA family protein, with amino-acid sequence MTSLAVIFILLLAAYITRIEDGNAKPPPNGIPSTQQRATLEPLTPKVEAKGPSVLTVTVPDTALNFEFGKSTLLPSAETFLSEEMPHYAGVVCGHGGQEVEAFVIEGYTDDLGDDVRNLRLSQDRSFAVLAKSLEVIREKLPWAYECFLQKATANGRGRQNLLRNEAGHLDRDKSRRVVFKIHLRPT; translated from the coding sequence ATGACGTCGCTCGCCGTCATCTTCATTCTACTGCTAGCCGCCTATATCACTCGCATCGAGGATGGAAATGCCAAGCCACCCCCGAACGGCATTCCTTCCACACAACAAAGGGCGACCCTTGAACCGCTTACCCCGAAGGTGGAAGCCAAGGGGCCTAGCGTCCTCACCGTCACGGTGCCGGATACGGCGCTCAACTTTGAGTTTGGGAAAAGTACGCTCCTTCCATCTGCCGAAACCTTCCTATCCGAGGAGATGCCGCATTATGCCGGAGTCGTCTGTGGACATGGCGGACAGGAAGTGGAGGCCTTTGTCATTGAAGGGTACACGGACGATCTCGGCGACGACGTGCGCAACTTGCGATTGAGTCAGGACCGTTCATTCGCCGTTCTGGCGAAAAGCTTGGAAGTCATCCGTGAGAAGCTTCCGTGGGCCTATGAGTGCTTTTTGCAAAAGGCTACGGCGAACGGGCGCGGGAGGCAGAACTTGTTGAGAAACGAAGCAGGACACCTCGACCGCGACAAAAGCCGCCGGGTCGTGTTCAAGATCCACTTACGTCCCACATAA
- a CDS encoding GGDEF domain-containing response regulator — MIKILLVEDNDIDARLTQDILTEWNLEEFNVTHVTRLSDAFSQLARARFDAVLLDLSLPDGYGLSTVRQMHVANPTIAIIVLSGLSDQTLALQAVQNGAQDYLVKGEGQSELLARSIRYAIERKRAEERLTYLAQYDQLTGLVNRTLFRDRLIQAMARSKRLQQPLSLMLLDLDQFKPVNDTLGHDVGDQVLKVVATRLQDCVREVDTVARMGGDEFTIILEGLTCEEDITLVAQRITKSLAEPFHLGDHQALIGVSIGITVYPTDDHDIDELLKHADAAMYRAKQQGGSAFQFHIPNDSPSSTLL; from the coding sequence ATGATCAAGATCCTATTGGTCGAAGACAACGATATTGACGCACGCCTGACACAGGACATCCTCACGGAATGGAACCTTGAGGAATTCAATGTCACCCATGTGACCCGCTTGAGCGACGCCTTTTCACAGCTGGCGCGCGCACGCTTTGATGCCGTCCTCTTGGATCTGTCGCTCCCCGACGGATATGGGTTATCAACCGTGCGTCAAATGCATGTCGCGAACCCTACGATTGCCATCATCGTGCTCAGCGGGCTCAGTGATCAGACGCTCGCACTACAGGCTGTCCAGAACGGTGCGCAGGATTATCTCGTCAAGGGAGAGGGGCAATCGGAGCTATTGGCTCGCTCCATCCGTTACGCCATCGAACGCAAACGAGCCGAGGAGCGGCTGACATACCTTGCCCAGTACGATCAATTGACCGGTCTTGTGAACCGCACGTTGTTTCGCGATCGCCTCATCCAAGCCATGGCCCGGAGCAAACGGCTCCAACAACCGCTCAGTCTCATGTTGCTGGACCTCGATCAGTTCAAGCCGGTGAACGACACCCTTGGCCATGACGTCGGGGATCAGGTTTTGAAAGTTGTCGCCACGCGATTACAAGATTGTGTTCGCGAAGTTGACACCGTGGCACGCATGGGAGGAGATGAATTCACGATTATCCTTGAAGGTCTGACGTGCGAAGAAGATATCACGCTGGTCGCACAGCGAATCACCAAATCCTTGGCGGAACCGTTTCATCTTGGAGACCATCAGGCTTTGATCGGAGTCAGCATCGGCATTACCGTCTATCCGACCGATGATCACGACATTGATGAGCTGCTGAAGCATGCCGATGCCGCAATGTATCGGGCGAAACAGCAGGGTGGAAGCGCGTTTCAGTT